The following proteins are encoded in a genomic region of Litorilinea aerophila:
- a CDS encoding alpha/beta fold hydrolase: protein MQVATISQNTLCKGAVTYQGIRSPYLESGDRRSEEAVVFVHGNPGSSEDWRDLVGRVGGFARAVAPDMPGFGQADKPKDFDYTVEGYARHLEGLLNHLGVRRAHLVLHDFGGPWGLTWAAQHPERLASVTLINIGIMPGYRWHYLARIWRTPLLGELFFATTTRTAFGLSLRHGNPRGLPKAMVDRMYRDLDWGTKRAVLRLYRATDNPGQMAEMLGPLFRQLDVPALVIWGAADPYVPVRYAERQREFFPRSRIVILEQSGHWPFADDPEAVAGAFIPFLQKQLRG, encoded by the coding sequence ATGCAGGTGGCTACTATCAGTCAAAACACATTATGTAAAGGCGCGGTCACCTATCAGGGCATCCGCTCCCCCTATCTGGAGAGCGGCGACCGGCGCAGCGAAGAGGCAGTGGTCTTCGTCCACGGCAACCCCGGCTCGTCGGAGGACTGGCGCGACCTGGTGGGCCGGGTGGGCGGCTTCGCCCGGGCCGTGGCTCCCGACATGCCCGGCTTCGGCCAGGCCGACAAGCCCAAGGACTTCGACTACACCGTGGAAGGCTATGCCCGCCACCTGGAGGGCCTCCTCAACCACCTGGGCGTGCGGCGGGCGCACCTGGTGCTGCACGATTTCGGCGGGCCGTGGGGCCTGACCTGGGCCGCCCAACACCCGGAGCGGCTGGCCAGCGTGACCCTGATCAACATCGGCATCATGCCCGGCTACCGCTGGCACTACCTGGCCCGTATCTGGCGCACGCCGCTCCTGGGCGAACTCTTCTTTGCCACCACCACCCGCACCGCGTTTGGCCTGTCACTCCGGCACGGCAACCCCCGCGGCCTGCCCAAAGCCATGGTGGACCGCATGTACCGTGACCTGGACTGGGGCACCAAGCGGGCGGTGCTGCGCCTCTACCGGGCCACGGACAACCCCGGCCAGATGGCCGAAATGCTGGGGCCGCTCTTCCGGCAACTGGACGTGCCGGCCCTGGTCATCTGGGGCGCGGCCGACCCGTACGTGCCGGTGCGCTACGCCGAACGCCAGCGGGAGTTCTTCCCCCGCTCCCGGATCGTGATTCTGGAGCAGAGCGGTCACTGGCCCTTCGCCGACGACCCTGAAGCCGTGGCCGGTGCGTTCATTCCGTTTTTGCAGAAACAACTGAGAGGATAA
- a CDS encoding Tm-1-like ATP-binding domain-containing protein, with product MAAAILVIGTLDTKGEEFEYLCTQISARGHPYLVMDVGVMGVPKFQPHIAAAEVASAAGHDLQALRERADRGEALAAMAQGARLLATRLFNQGKLAGVVSLGGSGGTSIATAAMQALPVGIPKVMVSTMASGDIRPYVGAKDIAMLYSVVDIAGLNRVARQIFDNAAGAICGMVEQRARQTAHGSLAEKPLIGATMFGVTTPCVTQVRQLLEEKGFEVLVFHATGSGGRAMETLIQDRFFAGIADITTTELADELVGGILSAGPHRLEAAAHTGTPQVVSLGALDMVNFGPLETVPAPFRGRRLYQHNPTVTLMRTTPAECASLGTLIASKLNRSIGPTALLVPLRGISMIDAPGQPFHDPEADEALIQALRTHLDRKKVTLVELDLHINDPAFAQAVVTWLLRLMQPGQGEVTAAGSLQ from the coding sequence ATGGCTGCAGCCATTCTGGTGATCGGTACCCTGGACACCAAGGGGGAGGAATTCGAGTATCTGTGCACCCAGATCTCCGCTCGCGGTCATCCGTACCTGGTCATGGATGTGGGCGTCATGGGTGTACCGAAATTCCAGCCCCACATCGCTGCTGCCGAAGTAGCCAGCGCAGCCGGCCACGACCTCCAGGCCCTGCGGGAACGAGCTGACCGGGGCGAGGCCCTGGCGGCGATGGCCCAGGGGGCCCGGCTGCTGGCTACCCGACTCTTCAACCAGGGGAAGCTCGCTGGCGTGGTGAGCCTGGGAGGCTCCGGGGGAACTTCCATCGCCACGGCTGCCATGCAGGCACTGCCGGTGGGCATACCCAAGGTCATGGTTTCCACCATGGCTTCCGGCGATATCCGCCCCTATGTGGGGGCGAAAGACATCGCCATGCTTTACTCTGTGGTCGACATTGCCGGGCTGAATCGAGTGGCCCGACAGATCTTCGACAATGCTGCCGGCGCCATCTGCGGCATGGTAGAGCAGAGGGCCCGGCAGACCGCCCATGGGAGCCTAGCAGAGAAGCCCCTCATCGGTGCCACCATGTTTGGGGTCACAACCCCATGCGTGACCCAAGTCCGACAGCTGCTGGAAGAGAAGGGTTTCGAGGTGCTGGTTTTTCACGCCACCGGCAGTGGCGGACGCGCCATGGAGACCTTGATACAGGATCGGTTCTTCGCCGGCATCGCCGATATCACCACGACCGAATTGGCCGATGAGCTGGTGGGCGGCATCCTGAGCGCAGGGCCCCATCGGCTGGAAGCTGCGGCCCATACTGGAACTCCCCAGGTGGTTTCCCTGGGTGCACTGGACATGGTGAACTTCGGCCCTCTGGAGACGGTACCGGCCCCATTTCGCGGGCGCAGGCTCTATCAGCACAATCCTACTGTCACGCTGATGCGGACCACCCCGGCAGAATGTGCGTCTCTGGGAACCCTGATTGCATCCAAACTTAACCGGAGTATCGGCCCCACGGCACTACTGGTCCCTCTGCGGGGGATCAGCATGATCGACGCTCCGGGGCAGCCCTTCCACGACCCAGAGGCTGATGAGGCCCTGATCCAGGCCCTGCGCACCCATCTGGATCGAAAGAAGGTAACGCTGGTAGAGCTGGACCTGCATATCAACGACCCCGCCTTCGCTCAAGCCGTGGTCACCTGGCTACTGCGCTTGATGCAGCCAGGACAGGGGGAAGTCACCGCAGCAGGCTCGCTGCAATAG
- a CDS encoding Tm-1-like ATP-binding domain-containing protein, whose product MAKTVVIIGTLDTKGQEIGYLRDRLRALGLNTLVVDAGILGEPVGIQLGPNDISRAEAATYGGTTIQELRQAGSRGRAVEGMREAIKVLARQLYAEGRLDAITCLGGAEGAVMGAAAMMQLPVGVPKVLVSPIASGKHYFDPLVGHSDIMVVHSIVDILGLNPIATTVFDNVAAALAGLVEHGHVLPPPEPGDRYVGVTMLGNTTRAVMALKDRLAKGGFEAVIFHSNGVGGPAMEELAAQGQFVGVVDFTTNEIYDPLVGGIHDGGPDRLKRIGLLGLPQVVVPGCIDFCVFHAGTIPPALQGRPIYDHNPEYTLVRASHEDMVTLGHIFAERLNLAQGPVVVAVPTRGLSIPNTPGGPFWNPEADAAFLEVLRRELRPEIPIYTYDLHVNDPEFGRIVADLFVHLFENRQEEAIP is encoded by the coding sequence ATGGCAAAAACTGTGGTCATCATCGGAACCTTGGATACCAAAGGACAGGAGATTGGCTACCTGCGGGATCGGCTCCGGGCGCTGGGGCTCAACACCCTTGTGGTCGATGCAGGTATCCTGGGCGAGCCCGTAGGGATCCAGCTCGGGCCCAACGATATCTCGCGCGCAGAAGCGGCCACCTATGGAGGAACCACCATCCAGGAACTACGCCAGGCAGGTAGCCGCGGTCGCGCGGTGGAAGGGATGCGAGAGGCGATCAAGGTGTTGGCCCGTCAGCTCTATGCCGAAGGCCGCCTGGACGCCATTACCTGCCTGGGGGGAGCTGAAGGCGCAGTCATGGGCGCAGCGGCCATGATGCAGCTGCCGGTGGGTGTCCCCAAAGTGCTGGTATCGCCTATTGCCTCGGGCAAGCACTACTTTGATCCTCTGGTCGGCCACAGCGACATCATGGTGGTCCACTCCATTGTGGACATCCTCGGGTTAAACCCCATTGCCACCACGGTCTTCGACAATGTGGCTGCCGCATTGGCTGGCCTGGTGGAACACGGCCACGTGCTCCCGCCCCCGGAACCAGGGGACCGCTATGTGGGCGTGACCATGTTAGGTAACACCACCCGAGCAGTTATGGCCCTGAAAGATCGCCTGGCAAAGGGCGGATTCGAGGCTGTTATCTTCCATTCCAACGGTGTCGGTGGCCCGGCCATGGAGGAGCTGGCAGCCCAGGGCCAGTTTGTGGGTGTGGTCGACTTCACTACCAACGAGATCTACGATCCATTGGTAGGAGGAATCCATGATGGTGGGCCAGATCGATTGAAACGGATTGGGCTTCTTGGCCTGCCCCAGGTAGTAGTTCCTGGATGTATAGACTTCTGCGTATTTCACGCGGGCACCATCCCGCCCGCACTCCAGGGCAGGCCGATCTACGATCACAACCCTGAATATACCTTGGTACGAGCCTCCCACGAGGACATGGTGACTCTGGGCCACATCTTCGCCGAGCGGCTGAACCTGGCCCAGGGACCAGTAGTCGTGGCTGTGCCCACCCGCGGCCTTTCAATTCCAAACACCCCCGGAGGGCCTTTCTGGAATCCGGAAGCCGACGCGGCCTTCCTGGAAGTTCTGCGTCGAGAATTGCGGCCAGAGATCCCCATCTACACCTACGACCTACACGTAAATGATCCCGAGTTCGGGCGCATTGTGGCAGATCTCTTTGTCCATCTGTTCGAGAACCGCCAGGAGGAAGCTATCCCATGA
- a CDS encoding phosphoenolpyruvate hydrolase family protein has translation MPFLSRTAILERLRAQTLAGRPIIGSGAGTGISAKFAERGGVDLLIVYNSGRYRMAGRGSLAGLLPYGDANQIVQEMAGEILPVVQQTPVLAGVCGTDPFRLMPVFLKQLRERGFDGVQNFPTVGLIDGVFRQNLEETGIRYDQEVSMIRSAHDLGMLTCPYVFDPDQAVAMAHAGADILVAHMGLTTKGSIGAKTAFSLDDCVGRIQAIRDAAVAVNPEILVLCHGGPIAEPEDVRYILAHTEGVVGFFGASSIERLPTETAIEAQARAFKSLTLPQ, from the coding sequence ATGCCTTTTCTCAGCCGCACAGCCATCCTGGAACGGCTACGTGCCCAGACCCTGGCTGGCCGCCCCATCATCGGCTCCGGCGCTGGAACCGGCATATCAGCCAAGTTCGCCGAACGCGGCGGCGTGGACCTGCTCATTGTCTACAACTCGGGACGATATCGAATGGCCGGCCGGGGTAGCCTGGCGGGTCTACTGCCCTATGGAGATGCCAATCAAATCGTCCAGGAAATGGCGGGCGAAATCCTGCCGGTCGTGCAACAGACGCCGGTCCTGGCGGGCGTCTGCGGCACCGATCCGTTTCGCCTGATGCCCGTATTTCTGAAACAACTGCGGGAAAGAGGGTTTGACGGCGTGCAGAACTTCCCCACCGTGGGGCTGATCGATGGCGTGTTTCGCCAAAATCTTGAAGAGACCGGCATCCGCTACGATCAGGAAGTGTCCATGATCCGCTCGGCCCATGACCTGGGAATGCTCACCTGTCCCTATGTCTTTGACCCGGATCAAGCCGTGGCCATGGCCCATGCCGGGGCCGATATCCTGGTCGCCCACATGGGCCTCACCACCAAGGGCTCCATTGGTGCGAAAACGGCCTTCTCCCTGGACGACTGCGTGGGACGCATTCAGGCCATCCGGGATGCGGCTGTGGCCGTCAACCCGGAGATTCTGGTGCTGTGCCATGGGGGGCCCATCGCTGAACCGGAAGACGTCCGTTACATCCTGGCACACACGGAGGGCGTCGTGGGCTTCTTCGGGGCGTCAAGTATCGAGCGGCTGCCTACCGAAACCGCGATCGAGGCACAGGCCCGGGCTTTTAAATCTTTAACCTTGCCTCAGTGA
- a CDS encoding sugar phosphate isomerase/epimerase family protein, with translation MHLSMHNWMRAEPLEVTIRRLAQYGYQSIEIGGEPYKYDTKEVRRLLKEYGIRCWGSISLMFTGLDLIQADEAGRAKTIQYLKDCVTMVKELDGTVMSIVPSEVGKIQPQADPDTEWRWAVEGLREINDHAKQAGIRIAIEPLNRFETNFLNRHDQALLLAKEVGENCGVCLDAFHMNIEEANFRQALLNTGALLYDLHVADNNRMAPGMGALNWRDIVGTLREIGYDGALTVEFVPPIDRTPANPYPDATATPEDELTPEQLKFIEDHGSGILSEKFYSWLVEETAKTLLPLIR, from the coding sequence ATGCATCTTTCCATGCATAACTGGATGCGAGCGGAACCCCTAGAGGTCACGATTCGACGCCTGGCCCAGTACGGCTACCAGAGCATTGAAATCGGCGGCGAGCCCTACAAGTACGACACAAAAGAAGTACGCCGCTTGCTCAAGGAATATGGCATCCGATGTTGGGGTTCCATCAGCCTGATGTTTACCGGCCTGGACCTCATCCAGGCTGATGAGGCAGGCCGGGCCAAGACCATCCAGTATCTGAAAGACTGCGTCACGATGGTTAAGGAACTGGATGGCACCGTGATGAGCATCGTCCCCTCTGAAGTGGGCAAAATCCAGCCCCAGGCCGATCCAGACACGGAATGGCGCTGGGCCGTGGAGGGATTGCGTGAGATCAACGATCATGCCAAGCAGGCAGGGATCCGCATCGCCATTGAGCCCTTGAACCGATTTGAAACGAATTTTCTCAATCGCCACGACCAAGCCTTGCTGCTGGCCAAAGAGGTGGGCGAGAACTGCGGCGTCTGCCTTGACGCGTTCCACATGAACATCGAGGAGGCCAATTTCCGGCAGGCGCTCCTGAACACCGGCGCTCTCCTCTACGACCTCCACGTGGCAGACAATAACCGTATGGCTCCCGGAATGGGTGCCTTGAACTGGCGAGACATCGTGGGGACCCTACGGGAAATCGGATACGACGGCGCATTGACCGTGGAGTTTGTCCCGCCCATCGATCGCACTCCGGCCAATCCTTATCCCGATGCCACCGCGACCCCCGAGGATGAGCTGACGCCTGAACAATTGAAGTTCATCGAGGACCACGGGAGTGGCATCCTCTCCGAAAAGTTTTATAGCTGGCTGGTCGAGGAAACGGCCAAGACCTTACTGCCACTGATTCGCTAG
- a CDS encoding methyltransferase domain-containing protein — MESIQTLSNQYALGHSQPELERLVHQERFLGELTEIMLLKAGLVPGMRVLDVGCGAGDVSFLAAKLVGPEGAVIGVDRAPEAIAFAHQRAQSAGLPGAQTMAMLRYENGPDSAIYAWIEQLTRTLLPLMQQTGVATAEEVQVDTLAGRMRQEAVEKGCTLITPPLVAAWARKE; from the coding sequence ATGGAATCTATCCAAACCCTATCCAATCAGTACGCCCTGGGCCACTCGCAGCCCGAACTGGAGCGGCTGGTCCATCAAGAGCGCTTTCTCGGTGAACTGACCGAAATCATGCTGCTCAAGGCCGGCCTGGTCCCCGGCATGCGGGTGCTGGATGTGGGCTGTGGCGCCGGCGATGTCTCGTTCCTGGCGGCGAAGTTGGTCGGGCCGGAGGGCGCGGTCATCGGCGTGGACCGGGCGCCGGAAGCCATCGCCTTTGCCCACCAGCGGGCACAAAGCGCCGGCCTGCCGGGCGCCCAGACCATGGCCATGCTCCGCTACGAAAACGGGCCGGACTCGGCCATCTATGCCTGGATCGAGCAGTTGACCCGCACCCTGCTGCCCCTGATGCAGCAGACCGGCGTGGCCACCGCCGAAGAGGTGCAGGTGGACACCCTGGCCGGGCGTATGCGGCAGGAGGCGGTGGAGAAGGGCTGCACCTTGATCACCCCACCGCTGGTCGCCGCCTGGGCACGGAAGGAATAA
- a CDS encoding FAD-binding oxidoreductase, with protein MDRDRFWLEMVRSELEDIVGAHFINTDESNKLIYSTDWSWMPQMWLDRGRLLMGPDFIVHPGSTEEIAQIMEVANKYRIPVIPWGGGSGTQGGALPLFGGILVDMKRMNRILEIDEVSLTVTAEAGINGQQLEWALNERGLTLPHYPASANCATLGGYLAPRGTGTISTKYGKAEDMVLSMEIVLPTGEIIETPPVPRHAAGPHWMGLWLGAEGTFGIITKATMQVDYLPESRRLRAVLFRDLSKGIEAGRQIMTRRLHPFVIRLYDPASTALRVKAILGYEFDGAYMVLGFDGDPDIATLEEEKALALCAKLGGEDLGPEPGWGWWHHRYDFYYPPKNLKLPWMYGTTETISTYDKIERLYWAEKEAVETTYADWNIRFIGHFSHWFHWGAMLYSRFIVENPPQEAEEALRLHNRIWSTAMEAVLANGGMINEHHGVGLKLARYMRRQYGSAWPFLLRLKKAIDPNGIMNPGKVGFGF; from the coding sequence ATGGATCGAGATCGATTCTGGCTGGAAATGGTCCGGAGTGAGTTGGAAGACATCGTCGGTGCCCATTTCATCAACACCGATGAGAGCAACAAGCTCATCTATTCCACCGATTGGTCGTGGATGCCCCAAATGTGGTTGGACCGGGGGCGCCTTCTGATGGGGCCGGACTTCATTGTTCACCCGGGCTCGACAGAAGAGATCGCCCAGATCATGGAGGTGGCCAATAAATACCGGATCCCCGTCATTCCGTGGGGCGGCGGCTCCGGTACCCAAGGGGGCGCCCTTCCCCTCTTTGGTGGCATCCTGGTGGATATGAAACGGATGAACCGCATCCTGGAGATCGATGAAGTTTCCTTGACGGTGACCGCCGAGGCAGGGATCAACGGCCAACAGCTCGAATGGGCCCTGAACGAACGGGGACTCACGTTGCCCCACTACCCAGCCTCGGCCAACTGTGCCACATTGGGTGGTTATCTGGCGCCCCGGGGAACTGGGACCATCAGCACCAAATATGGCAAGGCCGAAGACATGGTCCTTTCCATGGAGATCGTTCTCCCCACCGGGGAGATCATTGAGACGCCTCCGGTGCCCCGCCATGCCGCCGGTCCCCACTGGATGGGATTGTGGCTTGGTGCGGAAGGAACCTTCGGTATCATCACCAAGGCCACCATGCAGGTGGATTACCTCCCCGAAAGCCGACGCCTGCGGGCCGTTCTCTTCCGAGATCTGAGCAAAGGCATCGAAGCTGGACGACAGATTATGACACGTCGTCTCCACCCCTTCGTCATCCGGCTCTACGACCCGGCTTCCACCGCCCTGCGGGTCAAGGCAATCCTGGGTTACGAATTTGATGGTGCGTATATGGTTCTCGGCTTCGACGGCGATCCCGATATCGCCACCCTGGAAGAGGAAAAGGCCTTGGCCCTCTGCGCTAAACTCGGTGGAGAAGATCTGGGACCTGAGCCCGGATGGGGCTGGTGGCATCACCGCTACGATTTTTACTACCCTCCCAAAAACCTGAAGCTCCCCTGGATGTACGGCACCACCGAGACAATCTCCACCTACGACAAGATCGAGCGCCTCTATTGGGCAGAAAAGGAAGCCGTCGAAACCACCTACGCAGACTGGAACATCCGCTTTATCGGGCATTTCTCCCACTGGTTTCACTGGGGCGCCATGCTCTATTCCCGATTCATTGTGGAGAATCCGCCCCAGGAAGCAGAAGAAGCGTTGCGCCTGCACAACCGGATCTGGAGCACAGCCATGGAGGCCGTCCTGGCCAATGGCGGCATGATCAACGAGCACCACGGTGTCGGCTTGAAATTGGCCCGCTACATGCGACGGCAGTACGGCAGTGCCTGGCCGTTCCTGTTGCGACTGAAGAAAGCCATCGACCCCAACGGCATCATGAACCCCGGCAAAGTCGGCTTCGGATTCTGA
- a CDS encoding (Fe-S)-binding protein, with translation MIASERRGLLDWNVESVDKLYACADCGVCRAHCLTDQPLPDAIVAARNLVVQAGLAPPQVYELAECLRTWGTPWGAPLSEPAQAQGNVALFVGDEAYHRWPQAIDAARQLLDAIHLAPVPIGVGRNSGLVASSLGLRDVAQDLARATLQELSQVGAQELLALTPGDFYAFTQLYRERLDLPLPAEIAVIDVVTLLAERLTAGELTFRPFTLDAPWAYMDPPHAVRVDPRRHEAPRQLLAAILDSPPRELFWRRERAHPVGSLALSWTHPHVAEHLTRARLEDARRAGIRYLFSEDPGALAVLAPHAQSYGVEIRGLYEFLADRLHL, from the coding sequence ATGATTGCATCGGAACGCCGAGGCCTGCTGGATTGGAATGTGGAATCGGTGGATAAGCTCTACGCCTGCGCGGACTGTGGAGTCTGCCGCGCCCATTGCCTGACCGACCAACCCCTGCCCGATGCCATCGTGGCAGCGCGGAATCTGGTGGTCCAGGCCGGCCTGGCCCCTCCCCAGGTCTATGAGCTGGCGGAATGTTTGCGCACGTGGGGTACGCCGTGGGGAGCCCCCCTATCAGAACCAGCCCAGGCGCAGGGCAACGTAGCCCTCTTTGTCGGCGATGAGGCCTACCACCGATGGCCCCAAGCCATCGATGCCGCTCGGCAGCTCCTCGACGCTATCCATCTGGCCCCGGTTCCTATCGGTGTGGGGCGCAACAGTGGTCTGGTGGCCAGTTCCCTGGGGCTCCGAGATGTGGCCCAGGATCTGGCCCGGGCTACCCTGCAGGAGCTGAGCCAGGTGGGCGCTCAGGAACTACTGGCCCTGACCCCAGGCGACTTCTATGCCTTCACCCAACTCTACCGCGAGCGGCTTGACCTTCCGCTACCGGCAGAGATCGCGGTCATCGACGTGGTGACGCTGCTGGCGGAACGCCTGACTGCCGGCGAACTGACCTTCCGGCCATTTACCCTGGACGCTCCCTGGGCTTACATGGATCCACCCCACGCCGTACGCGTGGACCCGAGACGCCACGAGGCTCCCCGGCAACTTCTGGCCGCCATCCTGGACTCACCTCCCAGGGAGTTGTTCTGGCGCCGAGAACGAGCCCATCCGGTGGGAAGTCTGGCCCTAAGCTGGACCCACCCCCATGTGGCCGAGCACTTGACCCGAGCGCGCCTGGAGGATGCACGCCGCGCCGGCATACGTTACCTGTTCAGCGAAGATCCCGGAGCTTTGGCCGTATTGGCACCACATGCCCAGAGCTACGGTGTAGAAATCCGGGGATTGTACGAGTTTTTAGCGGATCGCCTACATCTGTAA
- a CDS encoding creatininase family protein: protein MIDDHMSPKYREVPHLTQGDEEFRRQFLSWDIGDLCMTDIRYYLEHKDMVLVPMASLEQHGPHLPLYTDTVTAWEISKRVAEMIAVLHTPPIWMGYSPQHMYTPGAGRGTITVRSTTLLNLIHDVARSLIHHGFNRIILINGHGSNVKVIDPVLRKLRYETGALISFVKPYMENYVGILEGLMENPWDETPGWHASELETSQDMAWRPDLVRMDRANFTRAHIPEYLPKSFEKKDGMPDVEFEGYKYFTFPMDHHEFIESGVIGNPLRATAEKGEEAFRRLSEHVARGLLELQKVPVKVHNREFVDRAL, encoded by the coding sequence ATGATCGACGATCACATGAGCCCTAAATACCGCGAAGTCCCCCACCTGACCCAGGGAGATGAGGAGTTCCGGCGACAATTCCTCTCCTGGGATATCGGCGATCTGTGCATGACGGATATTCGTTATTACCTGGAACACAAGGACATGGTGTTGGTGCCCATGGCCAGCCTCGAACAACACGGCCCCCACCTTCCACTCTACACCGATACTGTGACCGCATGGGAGATCTCCAAGCGGGTCGCTGAGATGATCGCCGTTCTCCACACGCCGCCCATCTGGATGGGGTATTCCCCGCAGCACATGTACACGCCGGGAGCTGGCAGAGGCACCATCACCGTACGCAGCACCACCCTTCTCAACCTCATTCATGATGTGGCCCGCAGCCTGATCCATCATGGCTTCAACCGCATCATCCTGATCAACGGCCACGGCTCCAATGTCAAGGTCATCGATCCCGTGCTGCGCAAGTTGCGCTACGAAACCGGCGCGCTGATCAGCTTTGTTAAGCCCTACATGGAAAACTACGTGGGCATCCTGGAAGGGCTGATGGAAAATCCATGGGACGAAACCCCAGGCTGGCATGCCAGCGAATTAGAGACATCCCAGGACATGGCCTGGCGTCCCGATCTGGTGCGCATGGATCGCGCCAACTTCACCCGGGCCCACATTCCCGAGTATCTACCCAAGTCCTTCGAGAAAAAAGATGGTATGCCCGACGTAGAGTTCGAGGGGTATAAGTATTTCACCTTCCCCATGGACCATCACGAGTTCATCGAGAGCGGGGTCATTGGCAACCCCCTGCGTGCAACGGCCGAAAAAGGCGAGGAAGCCTTTCGTCGCCTCTCGGAACATGTAGCCAGGGGGCTACTGGAGCTGCAGAAAGTGCCGGTCAAAGTCCATAACCGGGAATTCGTCGACCGAGCCCTGTAG
- a CDS encoding FAD-dependent oxidoreductase, with protein sequence MPNQNHAIVIGASMGGLLAARALADFYQQVTLIERDAFPPIGENRKGVPQGRHTHALLLRGAEVLEGLFPGLAADLMDRGVPLINRPERELIWFDGGGYHARFTNEDGRLGTLGVSRPLLEGYVRQRLLALPNVCAIQQCDALGLAPSERGGRVRGVRILRRVEGSAEEVLEADLVVDASGRGSRAPKWLAEMGYAPPKEERVTVNVSGVTRLYRRRPEHLNGAKVVIVTPSPECKRGGVMVVQEGERWTVTLIGFTRDAPPRDEEGFLAFARSLPAPEIDEVIKDAEPLSDFLPYPFRASQWRRYDKLDRFPEGFLVFGDAICSFNPIYGQGMSVAAMEALDLQHELRRGSEGLWRRFFRRAARSIDNPWQIVVSGDLRFPEAEGKRTPAIRFINAYMARLHRAAHRDPVVARAFNEVAGLLAPPQSLMRPGIMWRVLRGNSQTSANSHLV encoded by the coding sequence ATGCCAAATCAAAACCATGCCATCGTCATCGGCGCCAGCATGGGCGGGCTGCTGGCCGCCCGGGCTCTGGCCGACTTTTACCAGCAGGTGACCCTCATCGAGCGGGACGCCTTTCCGCCTATCGGCGAGAACCGCAAGGGGGTGCCCCAGGGACGGCATACCCACGCACTGCTGCTGCGGGGCGCTGAGGTCTTGGAGGGGCTGTTCCCCGGCCTGGCCGCCGATTTGATGGATCGAGGTGTGCCGCTCATTAACCGTCCCGAAAGGGAGCTGATCTGGTTCGACGGCGGCGGCTATCACGCCCGTTTCACGAATGAAGACGGACGTCTCGGCACGTTGGGTGTCAGCCGGCCCCTGCTGGAAGGCTACGTGCGGCAACGGCTGCTGGCGCTGCCCAACGTCTGCGCCATCCAACAGTGTGACGCGCTGGGCCTGGCGCCGTCGGAGCGTGGTGGGCGAGTGCGCGGGGTACGCATCCTGCGCCGGGTGGAAGGCAGCGCCGAGGAGGTGCTGGAGGCGGATCTGGTGGTGGATGCATCGGGGCGGGGCTCCCGGGCACCGAAATGGCTGGCAGAGATGGGCTATGCCCCGCCGAAGGAAGAGCGGGTGACGGTCAACGTGTCCGGTGTAACCCGCCTTTATCGTCGCCGTCCAGAACACCTGAACGGCGCCAAGGTGGTGATTGTCACCCCTTCTCCGGAATGCAAACGAGGCGGGGTGATGGTTGTCCAGGAAGGGGAGCGCTGGACGGTCACATTGATTGGCTTTACTCGCGATGCACCGCCGAGGGATGAAGAGGGATTTCTGGCTTTTGCAAGGAGTCTGCCTGCGCCGGAGATCGATGAGGTGATCAAGGATGCTGAGCCGCTTTCCGATTTTCTTCCCTATCCCTTCAGGGCCAGCCAGTGGCGCCGTTACGATAAGCTGGACCGCTTTCCGGAGGGCTTTCTGGTCTTCGGCGATGCCATCTGCAGTTTCAACCCCATCTACGGTCAGGGGATGTCGGTGGCGGCGATGGAGGCGCTGGATTTACAGCACGAGCTGCGCCGGGGAAGCGAGGGGTTGTGGCGGCGCTTCTTCCGCCGGGCGGCGCGGAGCATCGACAACCCCTGGCAGATCGTGGTCAGCGGCGACCTGCGCTTCCCGGAGGCGGAAGGGAAGCGCACGCCGGCCATCCGCTTCATCAACGCTTACATGGCGCGGCTGCACCGGGCGGCGCACCGGGATCCGGTGGTGGCCCGGGCCTTCAACGAGGTGGCCGGCCTGCTGGCGCCACCGCAAAGCCTGATGCGGCCCGGGATCATGTGGCGGGTGTTGCGGGGGAATTCCCAGACATCGGCCAACAGCCACCTCGTATGA